A genomic window from Thioalkalivibrio sp. ALJ12 includes:
- a CDS encoding hydrolase 2, exosortase A system-associated has translation MDASFLPGCAGPIFYVLHPAARAPARGRVLFVPPFAEELNKARRMVALQARRMAREGYTVLLPDLYGCGDSGGDFGDARWEIWLDDLSRCLDHLEAASDGQGPLILWGLRAGALLISDLLATRAPSVAATVLWQPVTNGEQHLTQFLRLRMAAAMMGGEKESTGQLRGRLEAGEAIEVAGYTLAPALAEALAKARLAPPPHVPVYWFEVSDSEGAALSPGSTRTLDAWREQGVEAHASVVLGEPFWNAPDILEVPALLEHTMDCLEHTVSLGQAA, from the coding sequence ATGGACGCCAGTTTCCTGCCGGGCTGCGCCGGACCGATCTTTTATGTCCTGCACCCGGCCGCCCGGGCCCCTGCCCGCGGGCGGGTCCTGTTCGTACCCCCGTTTGCCGAGGAGCTGAACAAGGCCCGGCGCATGGTGGCGCTGCAGGCCCGGCGCATGGCCCGCGAGGGGTACACCGTCCTGCTGCCGGACCTGTACGGCTGCGGCGACAGCGGTGGCGATTTTGGCGATGCGCGCTGGGAGATCTGGCTCGACGACCTCTCGCGCTGCCTGGATCACCTGGAGGCGGCATCCGACGGCCAGGGCCCCCTGATCCTCTGGGGACTGCGCGCGGGCGCCCTGCTGATCAGCGACCTTCTGGCCACACGCGCCCCGTCGGTGGCGGCGACCGTGTTGTGGCAACCGGTTACCAACGGCGAACAGCACCTGACGCAGTTCCTCCGCCTGCGCATGGCCGCCGCCATGATGGGCGGGGAGAAGGAAAGCACGGGGCAGTTGCGCGGCCGACTGGAGGCGGGAGAAGCCATCGAGGTCGCGGGCTATACCCTGGCGCCGGCACTGGCAGAGGCACTGGCAAAGGCCCGCCTGGCACCACCTCCACACGTGCCGGTGTACTGGTTCGAGGTCAGCGACAGCGAGGGCGCTGCTCTGTCCCCGGGGAGCACCCGGACGCTGGATGCGTGGCGCGAGCAGGGGGTGGAAGCTCACGCCTCCGTTGTCCTCGGCGAACCCTTCTGGAATGCGCCGGACATCCTCGAGGTCCCGGCCCTGCTGGAACACACCATGGATTGCCTGGAACACACGGTATCCCTGGGGCAGGCGGCGTGA
- a CDS encoding ABC transporter ATP-binding protein produces the protein MFRTLRKLNALLHPRDRRKVGLLVILMIVAAFMQTVGVASVMPFLAVLSDPDMVHGHALLNEAYNTLGFESTGEFLYFLGVAAFVMFMLGTLLQALTQWSITRFSHMQQYELSRRLMADYLRRPYTFFLHRNSGDLAKTILQETTHAISGAVMPAMRLVSQGLLAVSIIALLILVEPWLALIVALGLGSVYAAIYIVARIWLNRIGQDRVEANRERFTAAAEAFAGAKEIRLLGRERDYLERYRHPSRRYARHQANAVLLQDTPQYAIEAIAFGGVLLLVLYLMAGDGGLAQALPLLGLYALAGKQLIPAFQKIFQNVAALRFNFAAVDNILKDLGDRGGDVLPPRGEASAALAPQQAIRVEGVTYRYPQHDRVALDHLSLEIPARTTIGLVGSSGAGKSTLVDVLLGLLEPDEGAILVDGQPLTAANVRQWQAALGYVPQHIFLADQSVAANIALGVPEAEIDHAAVERAARLANLHDFVMNDLPHGYDTLIGERGTRLSGGQRQRIGIARALYRDPAVLFFDEATSALDNATERAVMDAIHNLSGDKTIILVAHRLSTVKPCDQIYVLDSGRLVDQGRWEMLVDGSTHFQQLAAGHA, from the coding sequence ATGTTCAGAACCTTGCGCAAGTTGAACGCCCTTTTGCACCCCCGGGATCGCCGCAAGGTCGGGCTGCTGGTGATCCTGATGATCGTCGCGGCGTTCATGCAGACCGTGGGCGTCGCCTCGGTGATGCCGTTTCTCGCGGTGCTGTCCGATCCGGACATGGTTCACGGCCACGCGCTGTTAAACGAGGCGTACAACACCCTCGGTTTCGAGTCGACCGGAGAGTTTCTCTACTTTCTGGGGGTAGCCGCGTTTGTAATGTTCATGCTCGGGACGCTGCTGCAGGCGCTGACGCAGTGGTCGATCACGCGCTTCTCCCACATGCAGCAGTACGAACTGTCGCGCCGCCTGATGGCCGACTATCTGCGACGGCCCTACACCTTCTTCCTGCACCGCAATTCGGGCGACCTGGCCAAGACGATCCTGCAGGAGACCACGCACGCGATCAGTGGCGCGGTGATGCCGGCCATGCGCCTGGTCAGCCAGGGTCTGCTGGCGGTCTCGATCATCGCCCTGCTCATCCTGGTCGAGCCGTGGCTCGCGCTCATCGTGGCCCTGGGTCTGGGCAGCGTCTATGCGGCCATCTACATCGTGGCCCGGATCTGGCTGAACCGGATCGGGCAGGACCGGGTGGAGGCCAACCGCGAGCGCTTCACGGCGGCGGCCGAGGCCTTCGCGGGCGCCAAGGAGATCCGCCTGCTAGGACGCGAGCGCGACTACCTGGAACGCTACCGCCACCCGTCCAGGCGCTACGCCCGGCACCAGGCGAACGCGGTGCTCCTGCAGGACACCCCGCAGTACGCGATCGAGGCGATCGCCTTTGGTGGTGTACTGCTGCTCGTGCTGTACCTGATGGCCGGCGACGGGGGGCTCGCCCAGGCCCTCCCCCTGCTCGGCCTGTATGCGCTGGCGGGCAAGCAACTGATTCCCGCCTTCCAGAAGATCTTCCAGAACGTGGCCGCCCTGCGCTTCAATTTTGCGGCGGTCGACAACATCCTGAAGGATCTGGGTGATCGCGGCGGCGACGTCTTGCCCCCGCGCGGCGAGGCCTCTGCTGCACTGGCGCCGCAGCAGGCCATTCGGGTCGAGGGCGTGACCTATCGCTACCCCCAGCATGACCGCGTTGCGCTGGATCACCTCTCGCTGGAGATCCCGGCCCGCACGACCATCGGGCTGGTGGGCTCGTCCGGGGCCGGCAAGAGCACACTGGTGGACGTCCTGCTCGGGCTGCTGGAACCCGACGAGGGAGCGATTCTGGTCGACGGGCAGCCACTCACCGCAGCGAACGTGCGGCAGTGGCAGGCGGCACTCGGCTATGTCCCGCAGCACATCTTCCTGGCCGACCAGAGTGTCGCCGCCAATATCGCCCTGGGCGTACCGGAGGCCGAGATCGATCATGCCGCGGTGGAGCGGGCCGCGCGCCTGGCCAACCTGCACGACTTCGTGATGAACGACCTCCCGCACGGCTACGACACCCTGATCGGGGAACGCGGGACCCGCCTGTCCGGCGGACAGCGTCAGCGCATCGGCATTGCCCGGGCCCTCTACCGCGACCCGGCGGTGCTGTTCTTCGACGAGGCCACCAGCGCCCTGGACAACGCCACCGAACGCGCCGTGATGGACGCCATTCACAACCTGAGCGGCGACAAGACGATCATCCTGGTCGCGCACCGGCTGAGCACCGTCAAACCCTGCGATCAGATCTACGTGCTCGATAGCGGGCGTCTGGTCGACCAGGGCCGCTGGGAGATGCTGGTCGACGGCAGCACGCACTTCCAGCAGCTGGCGGCCGGGCACGCCTGA
- a CDS encoding hydrolase 1, exosortase A system-associated, translating to MNERAVVFRLDRDELLGILHPGAAGAARGVLIAVGGPQYRVGSHRQFLLLARDLAARGIPVFRFDFRGMGDASGAQRDYEEVHDDLRAAMDTFSAEVPGMREVVIWGLCGAASAALFYAWRDPRVAGLVLANPWVRTDEGLARAYLKTYYLQRLVSRDFWSGALKGRFNPWASLRSLGRMVGTVLGRGTGASPAATDEGRVDVSSAPLPDRMAEGWCRFRGPILLVLSGEDLTAAEFRDVASHAPAWDGLLRQPRVTLRELPDANHTFSRREWRDQVATWTHDWLRQAPGPSPG from the coding sequence GTGAACGAGCGCGCGGTCGTCTTCCGGCTGGACAGGGATGAGCTGCTCGGCATCCTTCACCCTGGCGCCGCCGGGGCCGCACGGGGCGTCCTGATCGCCGTGGGCGGTCCGCAGTATCGCGTCGGCAGTCATCGCCAGTTTCTGCTCCTGGCCCGCGACCTGGCGGCTCGGGGGATCCCGGTGTTCCGCTTCGATTTTCGCGGCATGGGCGACGCGTCCGGCGCCCAGCGCGATTACGAAGAGGTGCACGATGACCTGCGCGCGGCGATGGATACCTTCTCGGCCGAGGTGCCGGGAATGCGCGAGGTCGTGATCTGGGGTCTGTGCGGTGCGGCCTCCGCTGCCTTGTTCTATGCCTGGCGCGACCCCCGGGTGGCGGGCCTGGTGCTGGCCAACCCGTGGGTCCGCACCGACGAAGGCCTGGCCCGCGCCTACCTGAAGACCTACTACCTCCAGCGGCTTGTTTCGCGCGACTTCTGGTCAGGCGCCCTGAAGGGGCGTTTCAACCCCTGGGCCTCCCTGCGCTCCCTGGGACGGATGGTCGGCACGGTACTGGGCCGTGGTACCGGGGCATCCCCGGCTGCGACCGACGAGGGCCGCGTCGATGTTTCGTCTGCGCCCCTGCCGGACCGGATGGCCGAGGGCTGGTGCCGCTTTCGCGGGCCGATCCTGCTGGTCCTGAGCGGAGAGGACCTGACGGCCGCCGAGTTTCGGGATGTGGCCAGCCATGCACCGGCCTGGGACGGCTTGCTGCGACAGCCTCGCGTGACCCTGCGCGAACTGCCGGACGCGAACCACACCTTTTCCCGTCGCGAATGGCGCGACCAGGTTGCGACATGGACGCATGACTGGCTGCGCCAGGCGCCAGGGCCCAGCCCGGGATGA
- a CDS encoding glycosyltransferase, translating to MEASLAHNVLPAEPERLPRKPLVSVIMPAFNTAAYIAESVDSVLDQDYPGIELIVVDDGSTDGTVEILRGYGDRLTLLTQQNQGAAVARNTGIAAAQGDFIAFIDSDDVWLPGKLTAQVLYMQQHPEIGLVHTDFLAWKPDASGQFAPPHTLADPPVPVTEVPEIVPEGSGWVYNQLLMESLPHTITVMMRRELVEQVGPFDPQLKRGQDYDYWIRASRLTEYRQLDRVTALYRLHGRGCMTRYPDVNYEVEVVQRALGRWGLVGPNGEKTPWPRVRERLGDACFTFGYHHYWEGDPRIARRAFFQALVRRPGRMKTWGYLGASTVKALFARS from the coding sequence ATGGAAGCTTCCCTGGCGCACAACGTACTCCCGGCCGAGCCGGAGAGGCTCCCCCGCAAGCCACTGGTGTCGGTGATCATGCCGGCCTTCAACACGGCGGCCTACATTGCCGAATCCGTCGACAGCGTCCTGGATCAGGACTACCCCGGCATCGAACTCATCGTGGTGGACGACGGCTCGACCGACGGGACGGTCGAGATCCTGCGCGGGTATGGCGATCGTCTGACGCTGCTGACCCAGCAGAACCAGGGGGCGGCCGTAGCCCGCAATACCGGCATCGCGGCTGCCCAGGGCGACTTCATCGCCTTTATCGATTCCGACGATGTCTGGCTGCCCGGCAAGCTGACCGCCCAGGTGCTGTACATGCAGCAGCACCCGGAGATCGGCCTGGTGCACACGGATTTTCTGGCGTGGAAGCCCGATGCCAGCGGACAGTTCGCCCCGCCCCATACCCTGGCCGATCCCCCGGTTCCGGTGACCGAGGTGCCGGAGATTGTCCCAGAGGGTTCGGGCTGGGTGTACAACCAGCTGTTAATGGAATCCCTGCCGCATACGATCACGGTGATGATGCGGCGCGAGCTGGTGGAACAGGTCGGCCCGTTCGACCCGCAGCTCAAGCGCGGCCAGGACTATGACTACTGGATTCGAGCCTCGCGACTGACCGAGTACCGCCAGCTGGACCGGGTCACCGCCCTTTATCGCCTGCACGGGCGTGGCTGCATGACCCGATACCCGGACGTGAACTACGAGGTCGAAGTGGTCCAGCGGGCGCTGGGTCGCTGGGGTCTGGTGGGGCCCAATGGCGAAAAGACCCCCTGGCCCCGGGTCCGCGAGCGCCTGGGTGATGCCTGTTTCACCTTCGGCTACCACCATTACTGGGAGGGAGACCCACGGATCGCCCGGCGCGCGTTCTTTCAGGCCCTGGTGCGCCGACCGGGACGCATGAAGACCTGGGGGTATCTGGGGGCCAGTACGGTGAAGGCCCTGTTCGCCCGGAGCTAA
- a CDS encoding asparagine synthetase B, whose protein sequence is MAQAPDGLIAAIAGHPRWRERGLQRLALEQSPAHALLDAYRRFGDALFSQVAGDFVVAILDPQRPRLLAGVDRMGQASLHWAAVPGGVAFGTTAGSVVRYPGLSRDPTPSGLYHYLFFHMLPAPVSVFAGVEKLRAAHYLDGQADTIRVKPYWLPHFREARMGDAAEMGTALRDQLRNAVKQQRETPKPGAFLSGGLDSSTVAGLLAETTPEPPPTFSIGFDAPGYDEMEYARIAARHFATQANEYYVTPDDVVAAVPLIAGSYDEPFGNSSALPAYFCARMAAQAGVTRMLAGDGGDELFAGNARYAKQGLFEHWQRLPRPLRQGMLEPLATRIPQGAGWLSKARRYVEQARIPLPDRLQTYNYLYHLSPTAMFEPDFLSAVDTQAPWDLMREIHDQPAHASPLNRMMYLDWQQTLADNDLRKVTRMCELAGVDVVFPMLDDDVVEFSLGIPSDQKLRGQRLRHFYKEAMQGFLPDAIIDKKKHGFGLPFGVWMHDHAPLRELAYDSLLRLKGQGFLRPQFIDELISLHRDGHAAYYGDMVWVLMMLDLWLHAPPSEMPAEARAQAGGY, encoded by the coding sequence GTGGCCCAGGCCCCGGATGGGCTGATCGCGGCCATCGCCGGCCACCCCCGGTGGCGGGAGCGCGGCCTGCAGCGCCTGGCGCTGGAGCAGTCGCCCGCCCATGCCTTGCTCGACGCCTACCGGCGTTTCGGCGATGCCCTGTTCAGCCAGGTGGCGGGGGATTTCGTGGTGGCGATCCTGGACCCGCAGCGGCCGCGCCTGCTCGCGGGCGTGGACCGCATGGGGCAGGCCTCGCTGCACTGGGCGGCGGTGCCGGGCGGGGTGGCCTTCGGGACAACGGCCGGCAGTGTAGTTCGCTATCCCGGTCTGAGCCGCGATCCGACCCCCTCGGGGCTTTATCACTATCTCTTCTTTCACATGCTGCCCGCACCGGTCAGTGTGTTCGCGGGCGTCGAGAAGCTGCGCGCCGCGCATTACCTGGACGGTCAGGCGGACACAATCCGCGTGAAGCCCTACTGGCTCCCGCATTTCCGCGAGGCGCGCATGGGCGATGCCGCCGAGATGGGGACGGCCCTGCGGGATCAGCTGCGCAATGCCGTCAAGCAGCAGCGGGAGACGCCGAAGCCGGGGGCCTTTCTCAGCGGTGGGCTGGACAGCTCGACCGTGGCCGGGCTCCTGGCCGAGACGACCCCCGAGCCGCCGCCGACCTTCAGCATCGGTTTCGATGCCCCGGGTTACGACGAGATGGAGTACGCCCGCATCGCGGCCCGGCACTTTGCGACCCAGGCGAACGAGTACTACGTGACGCCGGACGATGTCGTCGCCGCTGTCCCCCTGATTGCCGGCAGTTACGACGAGCCCTTTGGCAACTCCTCGGCGCTGCCTGCCTATTTCTGTGCACGCATGGCGGCACAGGCGGGCGTGACACGGATGCTGGCCGGCGATGGTGGCGACGAGCTGTTTGCCGGCAACGCACGCTATGCCAAGCAGGGCCTGTTCGAGCACTGGCAGCGCCTGCCGCGCCCCTTGCGCCAGGGCATGCTGGAACCCCTGGCGACCCGCATCCCGCAGGGGGCCGGCTGGTTGAGCAAGGCGCGCCGCTACGTGGAGCAGGCGCGCATCCCGCTGCCCGATCGGCTGCAGACCTACAACTACCTGTATCACCTCTCGCCCACGGCGATGTTCGAGCCGGACTTTCTCTCGGCGGTGGATACCCAGGCCCCGTGGGATCTGATGCGCGAGATCCACGACCAGCCGGCACACGCCTCGCCGCTCAATCGCATGATGTACCTGGACTGGCAGCAGACCCTGGCCGACAACGATCTGCGCAAGGTGACCCGCATGTGCGAGCTGGCCGGCGTGGATGTCGTCTTTCCGATGCTGGACGACGACGTGGTGGAGTTCTCCCTGGGCATCCCGTCCGACCAGAAACTGCGCGGGCAGCGGCTGCGCCACTTCTACAAGGAGGCGATGCAGGGCTTTCTGCCCGACGCCATCATCGACAAGAAGAAACATGGCTTTGGCCTGCCCTTCGGGGTGTGGATGCACGACCACGCGCCGCTGCGCGAACTGGCCTATGACAGCCTGCTGCGGCTCAAGGGGCAGGGCTTTCTGCGGCCGCAGTTCATCGACGAACTGATTTCTCTGCACCGCGACGGACACGCGGCCTATTACGGCGACATGGTGTGGGTGCTGATGATGCTGGATCTCTGGCTGCACGCCCCGCCGAGCGAGATGCCAGCCGAAGCGCGCGCCCAGGCGGGCGGTTACTGA
- a CDS encoding acyl carrier protein has translation MSTLEHIKALLDSALGLNGRAQHFDRSTPLLGGVPELDSMAVVSLINEMEEQFDIVIDDDDVSAETFETVGALVDFVEHKNGA, from the coding sequence ATGTCGACGCTCGAGCACATCAAGGCCTTGCTTGACAGCGCCCTCGGCCTGAACGGCCGCGCCCAGCACTTTGACCGCTCCACCCCCCTGCTGGGCGGGGTCCCCGAACTGGACTCCATGGCGGTGGTTTCCTTGATCAACGAGATGGAAGAACAGTTCGACATCGTGATCGATGACGATGACGTCAGTGCGGAGACCTTCGAGACCGTCGGCGCCCTGGTCGATTTCGTTGAACACAAGAATGGTGCCTAG
- a CDS encoding amino acid adenylation domain-containing protein translates to MAMDEFGLHAGFLRAARQFADRPALDVEGGEIRYRDLYAASASLASGLQAVLPADGPRTIGVLAQRSRILYQGLLGVLMAGHTLVPLNPSFPPERTRRMVDLAGLGALVVDATGMQSLDGWLGPEHSDCAIWLPTREDCDAFQSRWPGHAFYALDAASPPEGWSPARVNPDDLACLFFTSGSTGVPKGVAVRHRNAARFVAMSRERYDPLGLSENDRFSQFYDITFDSSMFDLYVGWAYGACLCCPSAREWFNPNRYIADKTLTVIDITPSAGHGMSRRNGWAPGRFPQLRLCRFGGEALSAELARIMAAAAPNATIDNAYGPTECTVDACFYRWDPARSPAECTHGMAPIGYPGNQVGVLVVDEAFHEVPEGGEGELLISGPQVSAGYWKDPERTAAAFIRLGDDSTLYYRTGDLVRRPYPGEPLQFLGRFDHQIKIGGVRIELGEVEQALREAAATDQAVAVGWPRTASGASGIIAFVVAEHLDVEAIRERLRQRLPTVMVPREIHLLDELPLNANGKVDRKVLVDMLQAAEA, encoded by the coding sequence ATGGCCATGGACGAGTTCGGTTTGCACGCCGGTTTCCTGCGCGCGGCTAGGCAGTTCGCGGACCGCCCGGCGCTGGATGTGGAGGGGGGCGAGATCCGCTACCGGGATCTCTACGCCGCCAGTGCCAGCCTGGCTTCGGGCCTGCAGGCCGTCCTGCCCGCCGACGGGCCGCGGACGATCGGCGTCCTGGCCCAGCGCTCGCGCATCCTGTACCAGGGCCTTCTGGGGGTGCTGATGGCCGGGCACACGCTGGTACCCCTGAACCCGTCCTTCCCCCCCGAGCGAACACGGCGGATGGTCGATCTGGCCGGCTTGGGGGCCTTGGTCGTGGATGCCACGGGGATGCAGTCGCTGGATGGCTGGCTGGGGCCGGAGCATTCCGACTGTGCGATCTGGCTGCCGACCCGGGAGGACTGCGATGCCTTTCAGTCCCGCTGGCCCGGGCATGCCTTTTATGCCCTGGACGCGGCCTCGCCCCCCGAGGGATGGTCGCCGGCACGGGTCAATCCCGACGATCTCGCCTGTCTGTTCTTCACCTCGGGCAGTACCGGTGTACCCAAGGGCGTGGCCGTGCGTCATCGCAATGCGGCCCGGTTCGTCGCCATGTCGCGGGAGCGCTATGACCCTCTGGGGCTGAGCGAGAACGATCGTTTCTCGCAGTTCTACGACATTACCTTCGACTCCTCGATGTTCGACCTGTACGTGGGATGGGCCTACGGGGCGTGTCTTTGCTGCCCCTCCGCCCGCGAGTGGTTCAACCCCAACCGCTACATCGCCGACAAGACCCTGACCGTCATCGACATCACGCCGTCGGCCGGCCACGGCATGAGTCGCCGCAACGGCTGGGCCCCCGGCCGTTTCCCCCAGCTGCGGCTGTGTCGCTTTGGCGGCGAGGCCCTGTCGGCGGAACTGGCCAGGATCATGGCGGCCGCCGCCCCCAACGCCACGATCGACAATGCCTACGGGCCGACCGAGTGCACCGTCGATGCCTGTTTCTACCGTTGGGACCCGGCGCGTTCGCCTGCCGAGTGCACCCACGGGATGGCCCCCATCGGCTATCCGGGCAACCAGGTCGGGGTTCTTGTGGTCGACGAGGCCTTTCACGAGGTGCCGGAAGGGGGCGAGGGCGAACTCCTGATCAGCGGGCCGCAGGTCAGCGCCGGGTACTGGAAGGACCCGGAGCGCACCGCGGCCGCATTCATCCGGCTCGGGGACGACAGCACCCTGTATTACCGCACGGGCGATCTCGTGCGGCGCCCGTATCCCGGAGAGCCCCTGCAGTTCCTCGGACGCTTCGATCACCAGATCAAGATTGGCGGCGTGCGCATCGAGCTGGGAGAAGTCGAGCAGGCCCTGCGCGAGGCTGCGGCGACCGACCAGGCCGTTGCGGTCGGCTGGCCGCGTACCGCAAGTGGAGCCTCCGGCATCATCGCCTTTGTGGTCGCCGAACACCTGGACGTGGAGGCGATTCGTGAACGACTGAGGCAGCGGCTCCCCACCGTAATGGTGCCGCGGGAGATCCATCTTCTGGACGAACTGCCGCTGAACGCGAATGGCAAGGTCGATCGCAAGGTGCTCGTCGATATGCTGCAGGCGGCCGAAGCGTGA
- a CDS encoding pyridoxal-dependent decarboxylase, exosortase A system-associated, with the protein MAAFEVRDHSLLIGGIPLTEIARRAGRTPFYVYDRQVMTRRVQALRQALPRDLSIHYAIKANPMPAVVGHMASLVDGLDVASGRELQIALDAGVSAADISFAGPGKSPAELEMAVAAGITIHLESDTELTRVAAIAERTGRAPCVAVRVNPDFELKTSGMKMSGGPKVFGVDAECVPEMLGRIGELGLHFRGFHIFAGSQNLRAESLVEAQGLTLDLALRLADHAPGPVETLNIGGGFGIPYFPGDQPLTLGPIAEQLEKRLPEVRARMPQAEIILELGRYLVGEAGVYVAEILDRKVSRGRVFLVTNGGLHHHLAASGNFGQVIRKNYPVAIGNRMGETETEVVDVVGPLCTPLDVLGQQMELPRAEIGDLVVVFQSGAYGYTASPRGFLSHPEPAEILV; encoded by the coding sequence ATGGCGGCCTTCGAGGTGCGCGACCACTCGCTGCTGATCGGCGGGATCCCCCTGACCGAGATCGCCCGCCGCGCGGGCCGGACCCCGTTCTATGTCTATGACCGACAGGTCATGACGCGCCGCGTCCAGGCCCTGCGCCAGGCCCTGCCCCGGGACCTGTCGATCCACTACGCGATCAAGGCGAACCCGATGCCGGCGGTCGTGGGGCATATGGCCTCGCTGGTCGATGGCCTGGATGTCGCCTCCGGGCGCGAACTGCAGATTGCCCTGGACGCCGGGGTGTCCGCGGCCGATATCAGCTTCGCCGGGCCGGGCAAGTCCCCGGCCGAGCTGGAGATGGCGGTAGCCGCGGGGATCACCATCCACCTCGAGTCCGATACCGAACTGACGCGGGTCGCGGCGATTGCCGAGCGCACCGGCAGGGCGCCCTGCGTCGCGGTGCGTGTGAACCCCGACTTCGAGCTGAAGACCTCGGGCATGAAGATGAGTGGCGGCCCCAAGGTATTCGGCGTGGATGCCGAGTGCGTGCCCGAGATGCTGGGGCGCATTGGCGAGCTGGGGCTGCACTTTCGCGGGTTTCACATCTTTGCCGGCTCGCAGAATCTGCGCGCCGAGTCGCTGGTGGAGGCCCAGGGCCTGACCCTCGACCTGGCATTGCGCCTGGCCGACCATGCCCCGGGGCCGGTGGAGACGCTGAACATCGGGGGCGGTTTCGGGATCCCCTATTTCCCGGGCGATCAACCGCTGACCCTGGGCCCCATCGCCGAGCAGCTCGAGAAACGCCTGCCGGAGGTTCGCGCGCGGATGCCGCAGGCCGAGATCATCCTCGAGCTGGGCCGCTATCTGGTGGGGGAGGCGGGCGTTTACGTCGCCGAGATACTGGACCGCAAGGTCTCGCGCGGCCGGGTATTCCTCGTCACCAATGGAGGGCTCCATCATCACCTGGCGGCTTCGGGCAACTTTGGCCAGGTGATCCGCAAGAACTACCCGGTCGCCATCGGCAACCGCATGGGGGAGACGGAAACCGAAGTCGTGGACGTCGTCGGGCCGCTGTGCACCCCGCTGGACGTCCTGGGTCAGCAGATGGAACTGCCTCGCGCGGAGATCGGCGATCTGGTGGTGGTCTTCCAGTCCGGGGCCTATGGCTACACGGCCAGCCCCAGGGGTTTCCTCAGCCACCCGGAGCCGGCGGAGATCCTCGTCTGA
- a CDS encoding class I SAM-dependent methyltransferase: protein MMDALVQLRSSLHRHGWWRTLALIPRNVLFRLTDFDRKHGTNTGIQAGDDAGLPQEHEGYEGAPPRLFHRIIRSLGIAPARYAFIDLGSGKGKALLLASHHPFRRIIGVEYNSRLDAIAAANARIYRHPERCMHRIETVCGDAGAFGLPPGDLLIYLFNPFKAAIMERVLANLESALQADGERDVLVVYQNPTQRRLLDEAPFLERVAYREYRTRRLRKMPIGRVAVYRNRRD from the coding sequence ATGATGGATGCGCTGGTTCAGTTGCGCTCCTCCCTGCACCGGCATGGCTGGTGGCGCACCCTGGCCCTCATCCCGCGGAACGTCCTGTTCCGGCTGACGGACTTCGACCGCAAGCATGGCACCAATACGGGCATCCAGGCCGGGGACGACGCGGGTCTGCCGCAGGAGCACGAGGGATACGAGGGGGCCCCGCCGCGTCTGTTCCACAGGATCATCCGCTCCCTGGGCATCGCCCCCGCGCGCTATGCGTTCATTGATCTGGGGTCGGGCAAGGGAAAGGCGCTGCTGCTCGCATCGCATCATCCGTTTCGCCGGATCATCGGGGTCGAATACAACTCCCGCCTGGACGCGATCGCCGCCGCGAATGCGCGGATCTACCGGCACCCCGAGCGCTGCATGCACCGGATCGAGACCGTCTGTGGCGACGCCGGCGCGTTCGGGTTGCCGCCGGGCGACCTGCTGATCTACCTGTTCAATCCCTTCAAGGCCGCGATCATGGAGCGCGTGCTCGCGAACCTCGAGAGCGCCCTGCAGGCCGACGGAGAGCGGGACGTGCTGGTCGTGTACCAGAACCCGACCCAGCGAAGGCTGCTGGACGAGGCCCCATTTCTGGAGCGCGTGGCCTACCGGGAGTACCGCACCAGGCGGCTGCGAAAGATGCCGATCGGCCGTGTCGCGGTTTATCGAAACCGCCGAGATTAG